CAGACGGAAGAGTTCCGCACCGACATTTCGCTGGTGAAAGACAAAGAGCTCGAACTGGCTACTTCGCTCATTGATTCACTCACCGCAAGTTTTGAGCCGGAGAAATACAAGGACACCTACCGCGAAAATCTGAAAGGCCTGATTGCCGCCAAGGTCGCCGGCAAGGAAACCGTTGAAGCTCCCGCCCCGCAACACCTGGCGCCGGTGGTGGATATTTTAGAGGCACTCAAGATGAGCATTGCCGAAGCCAAGAAACCAGTGCGATCGGCAAGCGGACGGACGGCGCCGGTGGAGATGCCTCAAGCCGAGGCTGGTTCCAAAAAAGGAAAGAAGACGCCGGCAGTCGGCTGATCGAATTTGATAGACTGCTGCATGCATTTTTTTACCCTGGCCCTGTTGCATTCACCGCGAATCGTTTTGCCTGAAGGTTTCACTCCCAGCCTGCAGATCTTGCTGCGCTGGATCCATCTGATCGCCGGCATCACCTGGGTGGGATTGCTCTACTTCTTCAACCTGGTCAACATTCCATTCATGAAAGAGATTGACGGCCCGACCCGATCCAAGGTCGTGCCTACGTTGATGCCGCGGGCGCTGTGGTGGTTCCGCTGGGCTTCGGTGGTGACCGTTCTCGCCGGGATCTGGTATTGGATGATGATCGTCGGCGCCGATGCGCGTAATGCCCACACCAGCGGCGGGCCGGCCATTGGAACATTCTTCACAATCTGGACTGTAGCCTTCGCCATTGAAATGGGGGTACTCATGGCCCCGGTCGAGGCCCTGAAGAAAGGCCCGGTGTTGGGCACAATCGTTGGCGTTACGGTGACGGCAGCAGCGTATCTTTATCTGGCGCTGAACTCTCATGGGTGGGAGAGTAACCATCTGCTCTCCATCGGAATCGGCGGCGGAATTGGCTGGTTCATGTTGCTCAACGTCTGGGGGCTGCTGTGGCGGGCCCAGAAGAAGATCATCCGCTGGACCAACGAGAGCATTGCCAATCAAACCGCCATGCCGGCCGAAGCCGCGAAGCTGGCACGCCTCAGCTTTTTGGTCTCGCGGACCAATTTTGTTCTCACTTTTCCGATGTTGTTTTTCATGGCGGCGGCAAGTCATTATCCAATCTTCGGAGCATGACGAATGTTCCTATTCCCGGATTCCGAGGCTCCCACCACGCGTGCAGCGCGCGTAAAAAGCTTTAAAACCGAATGCACCTGAAGCACCTCAAGCCCGTAATCACTCTCATGCTGATCACTCCGTTCCTAACGGAGGTGCTCACGACCAACGTGAGCATTACCACCATGCTGCACCCGAAGGTGCTGCTGGCGATGTTGACCATTGGTTATGGTTTCGCAGTATTGGTGTTGCGCGAACTCGCGATCAGGATGAAAGCAGGCGCGGCCAGCATGGTTCTGCTGGGGTTGATTTATGGGATGTATAACGAAGGGCTCATCGCGAAGACTTTTCTGCGCGTGCACGGAGTACCCATCAACAAGTTCGATGGCTATGGGCTGTACGGCGGAGTAGAGACGGCCTGGGCCATCTCCATCACTACGTGGCATGCCTTCTTCGCATTCCTGTTTCCGATTGTGATTGTGTACAGTCTTTATCCGCGCGAAAGAGAAGAGCGCTGGCTGAATGGAACAGTGCTCGCAGTACTGGCTGCCATCACGCTATTGATCAGCGGCCTTGTGTTTTTCGGCAAAGGCGACCATGGAGCAGGAATTGCAGGAACGCCCGGGCAATATCTTGCAATGGCTGCAGTCTCGGCGATGCTGTACCTGCTTGCAAGACGATGCTCCAAAATGGGAAACATAGTTCCTGAGGAACCTCACTCGCTCACACCAGCCATCGGGGGTTTTTGCTTGTGGCTGGCCGTGATCCTGGTTCCGACCTTGCTGGCTGCAGCCAAGATACCGATGGTGCTCTATGTTGCGTACTTTGGCGTGCTGGCATGGTATTTCTTTCGGCGCGTTGCCAAAAGCGGTGATATCGCACTCGGTAGCCTGCGCACCTTCGCTTTCGGAGGGCAGATTGCAGTAGCACTCTTCGCGCTGGTGGGGGCTTACAAGCACCACAGCGTGGAGTCGGTTGTTTCCAGCTCCATCTTCATTATCGGCCTGGGCTATCTTCTTTTTCGACAAAGGCGTGGGGTTTCAGACAAAGCCCCCTGTTCGTAAACAAACTGGCCACGCCAGCAAACCTCCGCGGCAGTCCGGCATCTAACTGTACACCTCGATTCAAAGTGCCCGAAGAGGTGGGATAAGCACAACACGCCGATTGTGTTGGGAATCCCTACCCACGGGGGCCGTTCTGACTTGGCCGCGAATTGTTTCTTCCCTGTTGAGGGCGGCCATGACCACGGTTATCACGTCTTTGCAACGCAAAGATGATTAGGCTATTTCACTAATCCGTTGAGGAGTTGCGGCGATGTTGGTACGTGTGTGTTGGTCTTAAATTACCGTCCAAGGAGGACATATGAACTGGAAGCTGTTGAGTTTCATGGGCTCACTCGTGATCGCAATTGTCGTACTCGCTCTGGCCTTCTCCACGCGGTCGAAGGCACAAACGGTTACTCATGCTCCTGTCGCGTATGCGTACAAGGTCGAGCACATGAACAAGAACGCCAAAGATATGGATCGTATACTTAGCGACGATGGGAAAGAGGGATGGCGGGTTTGGCGTGTCGAGGCTGTCGGTACCTACCATAACGATCTTGTCTTCTTAATGGAGAGACCGGTAAACTCATCCACCAACTGAGTTAAAAACTGAGTGTAACGCCGCCCGGTACGGCAGCATTCCGCTATAATGAAGGCTCAGCTTGTCCCGCCAGATTGCGGAGAGGTGGCCGAGTGGCTGAAGGCGGCGGTTTGCTAAACCGTTATACGGTCAAAAGCTGTATCGGGGGTTCGAATCCCCCCCTCTCCGCCAGATTCCCTTACAAGTCTTTGTTGTGAGAGGTCCCTCGCTTGCGCTCGGGATTTCGCCTGCAGGCTCCCGCTCCGCTCACGCTTGCAAGCGGCTCAAGTTTGAATCCCCCCATGAAATGATGTAGAGTCACCACTTCTATTCAGAAAGGCAGCTTGCTAAGTTCCAACTCTGCTTTCATGCAGAGCCGGCCCAGAGCCCACATATGAAGAAGACCAAAAAGAACCGCCTTGCAAATGGAGTGGTTTCACTTCAAGACTTGGCAGAGCATGTGGGTTTGACCAAAGGAACGATATCTGCCGTTCTCAATGACTCACCGTCGGCCAGGACAATTCCCCAGCGCACCAAGCAGCGGATTTTCGCTGCCGCCCAAGAGCTGAACTACCGGCCTAATTTTTTTGCCCGCACTTTGCGCAGCGGGCGGACGTTCACCATCGGCGTGATTACTGAGGAAATTGGCGACGCCTATGGCGGCATGGTCATCAGCGGTATCGAAGCCTTTCTCAGCCAGCACAAATATTTTTTCTTAACGGTAGCCCACCGCCACGATCCTCACTGGCTGCAGCAGTATTTGGGTATTCTGCTGGCCCGGGGTGTGGAAGGTCTTATCACCGTAGACACAAGCCTCAAGGAAACCTTGCCCATACCTGCGGTTGCCGTCGCTGGACATCGCCGCGTGAAAGGAGTTACCAACATCGTTCTGGACCACGCGCAAGCGGCACACCTGGCGCTGAATCATCTGGTGGAGCTAGGACATCGCGACATTGCCTTTCTTCGTGGGCAATCCTTCAGCTCGGACTCGGAAGACCGCTGGCGCTCCATTTGCGATGTCGCGCAGGAGCTGAAAATCAAAATTCGGCCGGCACTGGCAGCGCAGCTTGACTCTGGCGAACCGTCTCCGCAGGTTGGGTATCGGCTCATCAAGGACTTGCTCTCGCGAGGACATAAATTCACCGCCCTGTTCGCTTACAACGATACCTCCGCTATCGGCGCTATCCGCGCCATTCGCGAGGCAGGGCTGCGTGTGCCTGAAGATATTTCTGTAGTGGGTTTTGACGATATCCGCGACGCTGCCTACCATCTCCCCAGCCTTACCACGGTTCGCCAGCCTCTTCGCAAGATGGGAGAGATTGCGGCACAAACGCTGGTGGAACGGATCGAAGGCCGCAAAGACTATCCTGACCAGATTGCTATTGAACCATCGCTGATTGTGCGCGAATCGACCGCTAAAGCAACTCCTCGTTCCGGCTAAAGTCTTCTTATACAAAAATGGATTTATAGGCCATAATCACCCGGTTCGTTCAAGCTCAATATTCCGGTAGCAAAACGGAGGGGTGCATGAGCACAGCGGTTAACACAATCTCATTCACGAAGGAGCAACCGGCAGTCGAGAAAATCTCGTTTAGGGAAAAAGTCGGATACGGGCTGGGCGATACGGCTTCGAACTTCTACTGGCAGATGTTTCTGAATTTCCTCCTGTTCTTTTACACTGACATCTTCGGGATCACGGCAGCGGCGGCGGGAACAATGTTTCTTGTGGTTCGAACCTGGGACACGGGAATTGACCCGCTCATGGGGGTGATGGCCGATCGTACACACACGCGCTGGGGCCACTATCGCCCCTACCTGCTCTGGGGGGCGCTGCCCTTGGCCGTTATCGGCGTGCTCTTGTTCACCACTCCGAATCTGAGCGCGCATGGCAAGCTCATTTACGCCTACGTCACCTACAGTCTCATCATGGTGGCTTACAGCTTCATCAACATACCGTACTCGGCGCTGATGGGTGTGATTTCACCCAACTCGCTGGAGCGCACCAGCGTCTCCAGCTATCGCTTTGTGCTCGCCTATGGCGGGCTGTTCCTGGTGCAGGGGCTCACCCTGCCTATGGTGAAGTTCTTCGGTCGCGGCAATGATCAAAGGGGATTTCAGATGGCCATGGTGGTCTATGGCATCCTGGCGGGTGCCCTCTTCCTGGTTACCTTCGCCACCACTCGCGAGCGCGTGCAGCCGGTCCAGCAAAAGACCAGCGCCATGAAAGACGACCTCAAGGACCTGATGCGGAACTTGCCATGGATTATGGTCTGCTTTATTGGCCTGTTTGCCGTTTGTTATTTCTCCATTCGCATGGGCGCGATCCTTTACTACTTTAAGTACTACGTTGGCAGCTATCATTTCGAGCACCGCGTCGCGGGTCACTCCTTCAACTATAGATTCGACAGTGGAAGCATGGCTTCCCTCTTTATGGCTCTGGGGACGGTGGGCGTCATCTCGGGCGCGGCCATGGCTCG
This genomic stretch from Terriglobales bacterium harbors:
- a CDS encoding urate hydroxylase PuuD; protein product: MHFFTLALLHSPRIVLPEGFTPSLQILLRWIHLIAGITWVGLLYFFNLVNIPFMKEIDGPTRSKVVPTLMPRALWWFRWASVVTVLAGIWYWMMIVGADARNAHTSGGPAIGTFFTIWTVAFAIEMGVLMAPVEALKKGPVLGTIVGVTVTAAAYLYLALNSHGWESNHLLSIGIGGGIGWFMLLNVWGLLWRAQKKIIRWTNESIANQTAMPAEAAKLARLSFLVSRTNFVLTFPMLFFMAAASHYPIFGA
- a CDS encoding LacI family DNA-binding transcriptional regulator, which produces MKKTKKNRLANGVVSLQDLAEHVGLTKGTISAVLNDSPSARTIPQRTKQRIFAAAQELNYRPNFFARTLRSGRTFTIGVITEEIGDAYGGMVISGIEAFLSQHKYFFLTVAHRHDPHWLQQYLGILLARGVEGLITVDTSLKETLPIPAVAVAGHRRVKGVTNIVLDHAQAAHLALNHLVELGHRDIAFLRGQSFSSDSEDRWRSICDVAQELKIKIRPALAAQLDSGEPSPQVGYRLIKDLLSRGHKFTALFAYNDTSAIGAIRAIREAGLRVPEDISVVGFDDIRDAAYHLPSLTTVRQPLRKMGEIAAQTLVERIEGRKDYPDQIAIEPSLIVRESTAKATPRSG
- a CDS encoding MFS transporter yields the protein MSTAVNTISFTKEQPAVEKISFREKVGYGLGDTASNFYWQMFLNFLLFFYTDIFGITAAAAGTMFLVVRTWDTGIDPLMGVMADRTHTRWGHYRPYLLWGALPLAVIGVLLFTTPNLSAHGKLIYAYVTYSLIMVAYSFINIPYSALMGVISPNSLERTSVSSYRFVLAYGGLFLVQGLTLPMVKFFGRGNDQRGFQMAMVVYGILAGALFLVTFATTRERVQPVQQKTSAMKDDLKDLMRNLPWIMVCFIGLFAVCYFSIRMGAILYYFKYYVGSYHFEHRVAGHSFNYRFDSGSMASLFMALGTVGVISGAAMARPLAQLLGGKRRAYILLMTTASVLTALFYFIPREQIILIFVVHLLISTLFAPTSPLLWAFYADTADHSEWKTGRRATGLVFSAASFSQKLGWVIGGTLAGWLLAYFGFHANVIQTNQVQTGIRSMMSFIPAVAGFLSAAAVLFYKLDDSFMVKIEQELKQRKGEQR